The following coding sequences are from one Phycisphaeraceae bacterium window:
- a CDS encoding alpha-amylase family glycosyl hydrolase translates to MKRARAYVVLMGLLWWSLTTTALALPPVEDVVVYEVNPRAFSDSGDLTGVTEGLDRIAGLGANVIWLMPIHPIGQVRSVGGLGSPYSVRDYLDVNPELGDLDDLRALVAAAHDRDIAVILDWVANHTAWDHAWVAEQPDWYTKDEAGDITHPPGTNWLDVADLNYDNPALRRAMIDAMIYWVRDVGVDGFRCDFSDGVPIDFWQEAITRARASVDRPLLMLAEGTRPENLTQAGFDLNYDWSFYDALKKVFVENQPPSLILRTHAERYRGLPAGRHWLRWTSNHDQHAWDASPIEIFEGEEASLAAFAAALYVGGVPLIYNGQEIGVAETIPFFERAPIDWSADTGLRERYRQLIESYNAHPVLRNGRLTNLSNQDVLAFVRHEGDQRALILINTRPKPSDITLPWSRSWLNGFSGELTEIPRRLSLDPHEIRLLIQP, encoded by the coding sequence ATGAAACGAGCCAGGGCTTACGTCGTGCTGATGGGGTTGCTCTGGTGGTCGCTGACCACGACAGCACTCGCCCTGCCCCCTGTCGAAGATGTCGTGGTGTACGAGGTGAACCCGCGTGCCTTCAGCGATTCAGGGGACCTGACTGGCGTGACCGAGGGCCTTGATCGCATCGCCGGGCTCGGCGCTAACGTCATCTGGCTGATGCCGATTCACCCGATCGGCCAGGTGCGGAGCGTGGGCGGCCTCGGATCCCCCTACTCGGTCCGAGATTATCTCGATGTAAACCCGGAGTTGGGCGACCTCGATGACCTGCGTGCATTGGTCGCTGCGGCGCACGACCGCGATATCGCTGTCATCCTCGACTGGGTCGCCAACCACACCGCGTGGGACCACGCCTGGGTCGCGGAGCAACCGGATTGGTACACAAAGGATGAGGCTGGCGACATCACGCATCCGCCCGGCACGAACTGGCTGGATGTCGCGGACCTGAACTACGACAACCCGGCGCTCCGGCGGGCCATGATCGACGCGATGATTTACTGGGTCCGCGACGTGGGCGTCGATGGCTTCCGATGCGATTTCTCCGATGGGGTGCCGATTGACTTCTGGCAAGAGGCCATCACGCGGGCCAGGGCTTCGGTCGATCGCCCGCTGCTGATGCTCGCTGAGGGCACGCGCCCGGAGAACCTCACGCAGGCCGGTTTCGACCTGAACTACGACTGGTCCTTCTACGATGCGCTCAAGAAGGTCTTTGTTGAGAATCAGCCGCCGTCGCTGATCCTTCGCACCCACGCGGAGCGTTATCGCGGACTGCCCGCGGGCAGGCACTGGCTGCGATGGACCTCGAACCACGACCAGCACGCGTGGGATGCTTCGCCGATCGAGATTTTCGAGGGTGAAGAAGCTTCGCTGGCAGCCTTCGCGGCGGCGTTGTACGTCGGCGGCGTCCCGCTGATCTACAACGGGCAGGAGATTGGCGTCGCCGAAACGATCCCGTTCTTCGAACGAGCCCCGATCGACTGGTCCGCAGACACAGGACTCCGCGAGCGCTACCGCCAACTCATCGAGAGCTACAACGCCCATCCCGTCCTCCGCAACGGGCGGCTAACGAACCTGAGCAATCAGGATGTCCTGGCCTTTGTCCGCCACGAGGGAGATCAACGCGCCCTGATCCTGATCAACACCCGGCCCAAGCCATCAGACATCACCCTTCCATGGTCCCGAAGCTGGCTCAACGGATTCAGCGGAGAGCTCACCGAGATACCCCGCCGACTGAGCCTGGATCCCCACGAAATCAGATTGCTGATCCAGCCCTGA
- a CDS encoding mechanosensitive ion channel family protein has product MEGSPSSPTPDAPIFSIERISSILTNTLQQFVDGFVASLPQVFAGLLILILTGVLAAIAQRVSHRMLLPVKVRESLKELGERFITFVVWFIGLMVATMIVFPDISPGDALAALGIGSIAIGLAFKDIFENFFAGVLILWRFPFENGDFIECDGHMGKVVSVTVRNTLIRTVEGVLLVIPNATIYKSVVRILTHSTTRRQSITCGIAYGESVAEGRRIIKESVEGCKSLAPGRPVEIFAMAFGASSIDFEVAWWCGSKPYDIRASRDEVIQAVKEGLDNAGIEIPFPYRTLVFKDGGPVRITQTGSNQPLTGENDNA; this is encoded by the coding sequence ATGGAAGGCAGCCCATCCTCCCCCACCCCCGACGCCCCCATCTTCTCAATCGAGCGTATCAGCTCGATCCTCACGAACACGCTCCAGCAGTTCGTTGATGGCTTTGTCGCGAGCCTCCCACAGGTGTTCGCCGGACTGCTGATCCTGATCCTTACCGGGGTCCTCGCGGCCATCGCTCAGCGGGTCTCGCATCGAATGTTGCTGCCAGTCAAGGTCCGTGAGTCGCTCAAGGAACTCGGTGAACGCTTCATCACGTTCGTGGTCTGGTTCATCGGCCTGATGGTCGCGACCATGATCGTGTTCCCCGACATCTCGCCGGGTGACGCTCTGGCCGCCCTGGGCATCGGCTCCATCGCGATCGGCCTCGCCTTCAAGGACATTTTCGAGAACTTTTTCGCCGGCGTGCTCATCCTCTGGCGCTTCCCGTTCGAGAACGGCGACTTCATCGAGTGCGACGGCCACATGGGCAAGGTCGTTTCCGTTACCGTGCGCAACACGCTCATCCGCACCGTAGAGGGGGTCCTGCTGGTCATCCCCAACGCCACGATCTACAAGAGCGTCGTCCGCATCCTCACCCACAGCACCACCCGCCGACAGTCCATCACCTGCGGGATCGCCTATGGCGAATCCGTCGCCGAAGGACGCCGTATCATCAAGGAGTCCGTTGAGGGCTGCAAGAGCCTGGCACCGGGCCGCCCGGTCGAGATCTTCGCGATGGCCTTTGGCGCCTCGAGCATCGACTTCGAAGTCGCGTGGTGGTGTGGCTCAAAGCCCTACGACATCCGTGCCTCACGCGATGAGGTCATCCAGGCCGTGAAGGAAGGCCTGGACAACGCCGGGATCGAAATCCCCTTCCCCTACCGCACGCTGGTCTTCAAAGATGGCGGCCCCGTCCGCATCACCCAGACCGGCAGCAATCAACCTCTAACCGGAGAGAACGACAATGCCTGA
- a CDS encoding UbiA family prenyltransferase, with protein sequence MIPLFVDLDGTLVATDCLVESLIGVVRRAPRRAPEVLLAWRSQGRPELKRLSAEIADIDPATLPYRKPTLDLIEQARVAGRPVILATASHIDMARKVADHLGVFDDVLASEGSINLKAHRKLEAMKAWCAQRGHDHFAYAGDANPDLAIWPECHEVIAVAPSRGLRKSMDQLGLKPRIIDEGGIQLSHIFKLIRPYQWTKNLLVFVPAILAHELSDPTILMMAIVAFVALSLIASAVYVVNDLLDIESDRHHRSKHKRPMASGSVPPTAGPAIAGVLGISGLILAVTLLPWIATGGLLLYLLLTNLYSFWLKRKAVVDVIILASLYTLRVLMGAWACGLDPSKWLLAFSMFFFLSLAFAKRYTEVSRIESERDADNTGRGYRLGDEAIIRAMGPSSGFVSILVLAMFIAEANRAWYARPELLYLLCPLLLYWVSRVWLMAHRGELHDDPVVFALRDGASRILAVVGLLIFVLASGT encoded by the coding sequence ATGATCCCCTTGTTTGTCGATCTTGACGGCACCCTTGTAGCCACAGACTGCCTGGTCGAGAGCCTCATCGGGGTTGTCCGCCGTGCGCCTCGGCGAGCACCTGAGGTTCTGCTCGCCTGGCGCAGCCAGGGGCGACCGGAACTCAAACGATTGTCCGCTGAGATTGCTGACATCGACCCCGCCACACTCCCCTACCGAAAACCAACCCTCGATCTCATCGAACAGGCCCGAGTGGCGGGGCGACCGGTCATTCTGGCGACAGCCTCCCACATCGATATGGCCCGTAAGGTCGCCGACCACCTCGGCGTCTTTGACGATGTCCTGGCCTCCGAAGGCTCGATTAATCTCAAAGCTCACCGCAAGCTCGAAGCTATGAAAGCTTGGTGCGCCCAGCGCGGCCACGACCACTTCGCCTACGCAGGCGACGCCAACCCCGACTTGGCCATCTGGCCCGAATGCCATGAAGTGATTGCCGTGGCACCTTCGCGTGGTCTACGCAAAAGCATGGACCAACTCGGACTCAAACCACGCATCATCGACGAAGGCGGGATCCAGCTCAGTCACATCTTCAAGCTCATCCGGCCCTACCAGTGGACCAAAAACCTCTTGGTCTTTGTACCCGCCATCCTCGCCCATGAGTTGAGCGATCCAACCATACTGATGATGGCGATCGTTGCCTTCGTTGCCCTCTCGCTCATCGCCTCTGCGGTGTACGTCGTGAACGATCTGCTCGACATCGAGTCTGACCGTCACCACCGCTCGAAACACAAGCGCCCAATGGCCTCAGGCTCGGTCCCACCGACCGCTGGACCCGCGATCGCTGGCGTCCTCGGCATCTCAGGTCTCATCCTTGCCGTCACGTTGCTCCCGTGGATCGCCACCGGCGGGCTGCTCCTCTATCTGCTGCTCACCAACCTCTACAGCTTCTGGCTCAAACGCAAAGCCGTCGTCGATGTCATCATCCTTGCCTCGCTCTACACCCTCCGTGTCCTCATGGGCGCATGGGCATGTGGGCTCGATCCTTCCAAATGGCTTCTGGCGTTTTCGATGTTCTTCTTCCTCTCGCTGGCCTTCGCCAAGCGTTACACCGAGGTCTCCCGGATCGAATCCGAGCGCGATGCCGACAACACCGGACGCGGTTACCGTCTTGGCGACGAAGCGATTATCCGTGCCATGGGCCCTTCTTCCGGCTTTGTCTCCATCCTTGTGCTGGCGATGTTCATCGCCGAAGCCAACCGGGCCTGGTATGCCCGCCCTGAACTTCTCTATCTGCTCTGCCCCCTTCTGCTCTACTGGGTCTCCCGCGTCTGGCTTATGGCCCATCGCGGAGAGCTTCACGATGACCCCGTCGTGTTTGCCCTTCGAGACGGCGCCAGCCGTATCCTCGCCGTCGTTGGTCTACTCATCTTCGTGTTGGCCAGCGGGACCTGA
- a CDS encoding FAD-binding oxidoreductase: MVTWATQSVGGWGRFPIHDCPVSRPDGEEQVRSALSGSNGRSIIARGLGRSYGDPAINNQGGVVLQAQRNRMLAFDKTTGVLTAEAGVSLAEIIDAFLPRGYFLPTTPGTKFVTLGGAIAADIHGKNHHIDGSFGSFITSLRLMLANGSILTCARDENPDVFAATLGGMGLTGIILSASLRLRRVPSAYYQVAYRRASNLDAALELFDRTDTEYPYSVAWIDCLGKGSSLGRSVLMLGRDAQPTDLPDRLRDTPYQIRKQRTKSVPFDFPAIALNSWSVKAFNTLFYAKHADTTKIVDYDTYFYPLDSIHAWNRIYGRRGFIQYQVLLPRENSREGLIRVLEAISSAGAASFLAVLKTSGRVGDGLLSYLFPGHTLALDIPNYGPQLFELTRKLDRMLLDAGGRLYLAKDATMDAETFSAMYPNLNRFKAIKNKVDPDQRFDSVQAQRLGITEPR; this comes from the coding sequence ATGGTCACCTGGGCAACACAATCCGTCGGCGGCTGGGGACGATTCCCAATCCACGACTGCCCCGTCAGCCGACCCGATGGAGAAGAGCAAGTCCGCTCCGCACTCTCAGGCAGCAACGGTCGATCGATCATCGCGCGGGGACTCGGTCGATCATACGGCGATCCCGCCATCAACAACCAAGGCGGGGTCGTTCTTCAGGCCCAACGCAACCGCATGCTCGCCTTCGACAAAACGACCGGCGTGCTCACCGCAGAAGCCGGTGTCAGCCTCGCCGAGATCATCGACGCCTTCCTGCCTCGTGGCTACTTCCTACCCACCACACCAGGCACCAAGTTCGTCACCCTTGGCGGGGCCATCGCCGCAGACATCCACGGCAAGAACCATCACATCGACGGCTCGTTTGGCAGCTTCATCACCTCGCTCCGGCTGATGCTTGCCAATGGCTCGATCCTGACCTGCGCAAGAGACGAGAACCCGGATGTGTTCGCCGCAACCCTTGGCGGGATGGGTCTCACAGGCATCATCCTCTCCGCATCACTCCGCCTGCGCCGCGTGCCCTCGGCCTACTACCAGGTCGCTTACCGGCGCGCGAGCAACCTTGACGCTGCACTCGAACTGTTTGATCGTACAGACACCGAATACCCCTACTCCGTCGCCTGGATCGACTGCCTGGGCAAGGGATCCTCACTCGGTCGATCAGTCCTGATGCTCGGCCGGGATGCCCAACCCACCGACCTGCCCGATCGCCTCCGGGACACGCCGTACCAGATCCGCAAACAACGAACCAAATCCGTCCCATTCGACTTCCCCGCCATCGCACTTAACAGTTGGTCCGTTAAAGCCTTCAACACTCTCTTCTATGCCAAGCACGCCGACACCACCAAGATCGTAGATTATGACACTTACTTCTATCCCCTCGATTCCATCCATGCATGGAACCGCATCTATGGCCGCAGGGGCTTCATCCAATATCAGGTTCTGCTCCCGCGTGAGAACTCGCGTGAGGGACTGATCCGCGTGCTCGAAGCAATCTCGTCCGCCGGTGCCGCATCTTTCCTCGCGGTGCTCAAGACCAGCGGACGTGTCGGCGACGGCCTGCTCTCCTACCTCTTCCCGGGCCACACCCTCGCCCTCGATATCCCCAACTACGGCCCGCAACTCTTCGAACTCACCCGGAAACTCGACCGCATGCTGCTCGACGCCGGCGGACGACTCTACCTCGCCAAAGACGCCACTATGGATGCCGAAACCTTCTCCGCGATGTACCCGAACCTCAACCGCTTCAAAGCGATCAAAAATAAAGTCGACCCCGACCAACGCTTCGACTCGGTCCAGGCACAACGACTCGGTATCACGGAGCCCCGATGA
- a CDS encoding SDR family oxidoreductase, translating into MSQPSLGNWVVLGSTSGIARAIALELAGQGASLIVAARDEDQARVQAKDIKIRTGSSATAFWFEATAYDGHHAFVSACEEAFGEPIAGVILCYGAMPPQEETEHDFAIARKTIDTNYTSAVSILHAFAGRLEKQGTGTIVAISSVAGDRGRATNYTYGSAKAGLSAFLQGLRNRLHSKGVHVLTVKPGFVDTPMTHGLINPDSPLVASPQRVAGDIVKAIRRKQNVLYTLWLWRWVMLIITLIPEPIFKRMRI; encoded by the coding sequence ATGAGTCAGCCTTCTCTCGGCAACTGGGTGGTACTGGGCTCAACCTCGGGAATAGCCCGAGCCATCGCCCTTGAGCTAGCAGGGCAAGGCGCTTCGCTGATCGTTGCGGCACGTGATGAGGACCAGGCGCGAGTTCAGGCAAAAGATATCAAAATCCGCACCGGCTCTAGCGCGACCGCCTTCTGGTTCGAGGCCACAGCATACGATGGCCACCACGCCTTCGTCTCCGCCTGCGAGGAAGCCTTTGGCGAACCGATCGCTGGCGTCATCCTCTGCTACGGTGCAATGCCGCCTCAGGAAGAAACCGAGCACGACTTCGCGATCGCCCGAAAAACCATCGACACCAACTACACCTCCGCCGTTTCGATCCTCCACGCCTTCGCTGGCAGATTGGAGAAGCAGGGTACAGGCACGATCGTCGCGATCTCATCAGTCGCAGGCGATCGTGGCCGCGCGACCAACTACACCTACGGCTCTGCCAAAGCCGGGCTATCTGCTTTCCTCCAGGGCCTCAGAAACCGGCTCCACAGCAAGGGCGTTCACGTCCTCACAGTGAAACCCGGATTCGTCGATACCCCGATGACCCACGGACTGATCAACCCTGATTCGCCACTTGTGGCCAGCCCACAGCGCGTTGCCGGCGACATCGTCAAAGCGATTCGCCGGAAGCAGAACGTGCTCTACACACTCTGGCTCTGGCGATGGGTCATGCTCATCATCACCCTGATCCCAGAGCCGATCTTCAAACGCATGCGCATCTAA
- a CDS encoding SMR family transporter → MHLLALAIGIISNAAANILIKTAMRRLSDAQLGPAFFLQAILDPILITGILCFGLALAFYAFALTKIDLSIGYPAMTSLGLIIVAAWSAVVFGEKLSIIRLAGMAAILLGVALLFWSSNGQQNLKSEETPFPSEAATDA, encoded by the coding sequence ATGCACCTGCTCGCGCTGGCCATAGGCATCATCAGCAACGCCGCTGCCAACATCCTGATCAAGACCGCGATGCGCCGCCTCAGCGATGCCCAGCTAGGGCCCGCCTTCTTCCTCCAGGCCATCCTCGATCCAATCCTGATCACTGGCATCCTCTGTTTTGGCCTAGCCCTAGCGTTCTACGCTTTTGCCCTGACCAAGATCGACCTCTCCATTGGCTACCCCGCGATGACCTCTCTGGGCCTGATTATCGTTGCCGCATGGTCGGCCGTCGTCTTTGGCGAAAAACTCTCCATCATCCGCCTCGCAGGCATGGCCGCCATCCTCCTCGGCGTCGCCCTGCTCTTCTGGTCGTCAAACGGACAACAAAATCTCAAATCTGAAGAAACCCCGTTTCCATCCGAGGCTGCCACTGATGCCTGA
- a CDS encoding Na+/H+ antiporter NhaC family protein: MSDSRSPSRSLSHRLLHPGFWLMLLCLGSAAYVGLYVPPTWIVQSTTLDAYQNAEGSWVYTYRGNETSLEAAVPVGDSPLVEKNLIEGTSPPVTSQMVYETNDDGRHYFELRAYQHWHLWSLLPAFTAILLCVVTREPLTSLAGGAIAGVLLLGRYNVIDDVLIPTIASDSVTEVILLYCGLLGGLVGIWSRGGAALAFAHWAASHIVTGPRSAKFLTWLLGVSFFQGGTVSTVMVGATSRPIADREKVSHEELSYVVDSTASPIAALIPLNAWPAYVQALIFVPGVVYLATPEDRLAFYFSSIFLSFYALFAVIGTLLLCFEKLPFIGRRFQNAIIRARTTGELNAPGSSPLSSKELEDPETPEGFTPSLWSFVVPLVLLISFAIGTYIQTGSPNVTLAFFIAFVSAIVMEMARGMSLHEIVEGIGLGIKAVVVAALILVTAIMVGNLSKDAGGAAYLISLLGDKIPYIALPVCLLFLTMVISFSTGTSWGTYAVAFPLGMPLAWAIAQNQDLSNPKLYMMVCFATILNGSLYGDQCSPISDTTVLSSMVSGADLMDHVRTQIIPASVAMAFATVCWTAVVFFFC, translated from the coding sequence GTGTCCGATAGCAGATCCCCCTCTCGCTCGCTCTCACATCGTCTGCTCCACCCCGGCTTCTGGCTGATGCTCCTGTGCCTCGGCAGCGCCGCCTACGTCGGCCTCTACGTCCCGCCCACCTGGATCGTGCAGTCCACCACCCTCGACGCCTACCAGAACGCTGAGGGAAGCTGGGTCTACACCTACCGCGGCAACGAAACCTCACTCGAAGCCGCCGTCCCCGTCGGGGATTCTCCACTCGTGGAGAAGAACCTCATCGAAGGCACCTCGCCGCCTGTCACCAGCCAGATGGTCTACGAGACCAACGATGATGGCCGACACTATTTCGAGCTGCGTGCCTACCAGCACTGGCATCTCTGGTCGCTGCTGCCCGCCTTCACCGCCATCCTGCTCTGCGTGGTCACCCGTGAGCCCCTGACCTCCCTCGCTGGCGGGGCCATCGCGGGCGTCCTGCTGCTTGGCCGTTACAACGTCATTGACGATGTCCTCATCCCCACCATCGCTTCCGACTCCGTCACCGAAGTCATCCTCCTCTACTGCGGACTCCTTGGCGGGCTCGTCGGAATCTGGTCCCGTGGCGGGGCCGCCCTCGCCTTCGCCCACTGGGCCGCCAGCCACATCGTCACCGGACCACGCTCGGCCAAGTTCCTCACCTGGCTCCTTGGCGTCAGCTTCTTCCAGGGCGGAACCGTCTCCACCGTCATGGTCGGAGCGACTTCACGCCCCATCGCTGACCGCGAGAAAGTCAGCCACGAGGAACTCAGCTACGTCGTCGACTCCACGGCATCACCCATCGCAGCCCTGATCCCCCTCAACGCCTGGCCTGCCTACGTTCAGGCACTCATCTTCGTCCCGGGCGTCGTCTACCTCGCCACACCCGAAGACCGCCTGGCTTTCTACTTCTCCTCGATCTTCCTGAGCTTCTACGCCCTCTTCGCTGTCATCGGCACACTCCTGCTCTGCTTCGAGAAGCTGCCGTTCATCGGTCGCCGATTCCAGAACGCCATCATCCGCGCCCGCACCACCGGCGAACTCAACGCACCCGGTTCTTCACCTCTCTCCTCTAAGGAACTCGAAGACCCCGAAACCCCCGAAGGCTTCACCCCAAGCCTCTGGAGCTTTGTCGTCCCGCTGGTGCTCCTGATTTCCTTTGCGATCGGTACCTACATCCAGACCGGCTCGCCCAATGTCACGCTGGCCTTCTTCATCGCCTTCGTGTCCGCAATCGTCATGGAAATGGCCCGCGGCATGAGCCTCCACGAGATCGTCGAGGGCATCGGCCTCGGCATCAAAGCCGTGGTCGTCGCCGCCTTGATCCTGGTCACCGCCATCATGGTTGGCAATCTCTCCAAGGACGCCGGGGGGGCCGCGTACCTCATCTCCCTCCTCGGCGACAAGATCCCCTACATCGCTCTGCCGGTCTGCTTGCTGTTCCTGACGATGGTCATCTCGTTCTCCACGGGAACGAGCTGGGGTACCTACGCCGTCGCCTTCCCCCTTGGCATGCCCCTCGCGTGGGCCATCGCCCAGAATCAGGACCTTTCCAACCCCAAACTCTACATGATGGTCTGCTTCGCCACGATCCTCAATGGCTCGCTCTATGGCGACCAGTGCTCACCCATCTCCGATACCACCGTGCTCAGTTCGATGGTCTCGGGTGCCGACCTGATGGATCACGTGCGCACTCAAATCATCCCCGCCTCCGTCGCCATGGCCTTCGCCACCGTCTGCTGGACCGCCGTCGTCTTCTTCTTCTGTTAA
- the ggt gene encoding gamma-glutamyltransferase: MRPLITLLSTLALITLTACSSTPSAATLDPDLRVDVATSTSGMVVTNSEQASQIGADILARGGNAVDAAIAVQFALAVTWPEAGNIGGGGFMLVAPADANSVTCIDYRETAPVASTPNMYTFGENRHHHRHVGVPGTVAGMALAYEHHGTLPWADLVAPAIDLARNGFTVDQHLAASVNRVLDSKKTQTADNLAELRRVYTKTDGTPWEAGDTMTLPDLGNTLDTIAAQGADGFYHGQVAKVFADDMTNNGGIITADDLASYHAKSRPAISTNYNGHTVYGAPPPSSGGVTITLMLNMLEAFDTEGTSRYGSSRTHLLAEAMKRAFSERAKHLGDPDFVEIPVAQLTSKPYAHQLAGSISMARMTPSEQLAPPIELADESPSTTHFSIVDASGMAVSNTTTLEQAWGSRIIPKGLGFVLNNEMGDFNWKPGYTDRTWKIGTPANVIEPGKRMLSSMSPTIVKREGEVVAVIGSPGGRTIINTVLGIIISTIDDQMPMPEAVEASRMHHQWFPDKIVVEDTYSDSTITALLTLGHTVEVRDGSQGAAHCIAVDPGTGVITGVGDYRRGGYAIAPSQ, translated from the coding sequence ATGCGTCCGTTGATCACCCTGCTCAGCACTCTCGCGCTTATCACACTCACCGCCTGCTCCTCAACGCCATCAGCCGCCACGCTCGATCCCGACCTCCGCGTTGATGTCGCCACATCGACGTCAGGCATGGTCGTCACCAACTCCGAGCAGGCCTCCCAGATCGGTGCCGACATCCTCGCCCGAGGCGGGAACGCCGTCGATGCCGCCATCGCCGTCCAGTTCGCCCTCGCCGTCACCTGGCCAGAAGCCGGCAACATCGGCGGCGGCGGCTTCATGCTCGTTGCACCCGCCGATGCCAACAGCGTCACCTGTATCGACTACCGCGAGACCGCCCCCGTCGCCTCGACCCCCAACATGTACACCTTCGGCGAGAACCGGCACCACCACCGGCACGTCGGCGTCCCCGGCACCGTCGCGGGCATGGCTCTTGCGTATGAGCACCACGGCACGCTCCCGTGGGCCGATCTGGTTGCCCCCGCCATCGATCTGGCTCGCAACGGCTTTACCGTCGATCAGCACCTCGCCGCCTCGGTCAATCGCGTCCTTGATTCAAAAAAGACCCAGACCGCCGACAACCTCGCTGAACTCCGCCGCGTCTACACCAAAACCGATGGCACGCCATGGGAGGCCGGCGACACCATGACCCTCCCCGATCTGGGTAACACCCTCGATACCATCGCCGCTCAAGGGGCCGACGGCTTCTACCACGGGCAAGTCGCCAAGGTATTCGCTGATGACATGACCAACAACGGCGGCATCATTACCGCAGACGATCTCGCCAGCTACCACGCCAAGTCCCGTCCCGCGATCAGCACCAACTACAATGGCCACACCGTCTACGGTGCCCCGCCACCCAGCTCAGGCGGGGTCACGATCACCCTCATGCTCAACATGCTCGAAGCCTTCGATACCGAAGGCACCTCACGCTACGGAAGCTCACGCACCCACCTGCTCGCCGAAGCGATGAAACGCGCTTTCTCCGAACGAGCCAAACACCTCGGCGACCCTGACTTCGTCGAGATCCCAGTCGCCCAACTCACCAGCAAACCCTACGCCCACCAACTCGCCGGCTCGATCTCGATGGCCCGGATGACGCCCAGCGAGCAACTCGCCCCGCCCATCGAACTCGCCGACGAATCACCCAGTACCACCCACTTCTCCATCGTAGACGCCTCAGGCATGGCGGTCTCCAACACCACCACCCTCGAACAAGCCTGGGGCAGCCGCATCATCCCCAAGGGCCTAGGCTTTGTACTGAATAACGAGATGGGTGACTTCAACTGGAAACCCGGTTACACCGACCGCACCTGGAAGATCGGCACCCCCGCCAACGTCATCGAGCCCGGCAAACGCATGCTCAGCTCCATGTCCCCAACGATCGTCAAACGCGAAGGTGAAGTGGTTGCCGTGATTGGCTCACCCGGCGGACGCACCATCATCAACACCGTCTTGGGCATCATCATCAGCACCATCGACGACCAGATGCCCATGCCAGAGGCTGTCGAAGCCTCCCGCATGCACCACCAGTGGTTCCCCGACAAGATCGTCGTCGAAGACACCTACTCCGACTCGACCATCACCGCCCTCCTCACCCTCGGCCACACCGTCGAGGTCCGCGATGGATCACAAGGCGCAGCCCACTGCATCGCCGTCGATCCAGGCACCGGCGTCATCACAGGTGTCGGCGATTACCGCCGTGGCGGGTACGCCATCGCTCCTTCTCAATAA
- a CDS encoding MarC family protein: MDHPLVHFSTVLVAFLAIMNPIANTPVFLGLTSELSDRQRRLVATRSILFAFLIVLAFTLTGNLIFELFGISLPAFRIAGGVLVALVGYHMLQGESSRVHHPSEDDQVSSQDDVMDMAVSPLAMPLLAGPGTIATAMSYAAQGGVGNQVRVTAAFAVVCLVTLGFFLGGRWFVGILGQNAIKVITRLMGLILAVVGVEMLIAGIRGAVAGA; encoded by the coding sequence ATGGATCATCCCTTGGTGCACTTTTCGACAGTTCTGGTCGCGTTTCTGGCGATCATGAATCCGATTGCGAATACGCCTGTATTTCTTGGTTTGACCTCGGAGTTATCTGATCGTCAGCGGAGACTGGTTGCGACCCGTTCAATCCTGTTCGCGTTCCTGATTGTGCTGGCGTTCACGCTAACGGGGAACCTGATCTTCGAGTTGTTCGGGATCAGTCTTCCTGCCTTCCGGATCGCGGGCGGGGTCCTGGTAGCGCTGGTTGGCTATCACATGCTGCAGGGGGAATCGTCACGGGTCCATCATCCCAGTGAGGATGATCAGGTCTCGAGCCAGGATGATGTCATGGATATGGCGGTCTCACCCTTAGCGATGCCGCTGCTCGCCGGACCCGGAACGATCGCGACGGCGATGAGTTATGCGGCACAAGGCGGTGTTGGGAATCAGGTCAGAGTCACGGCTGCGTTTGCCGTGGTGTGCCTGGTGACTCTCGGTTTCTTTCTGGGTGGTCGGTGGTTCGTCGGCATTCTCGGTCAGAACGCGATTAAGGTGATCACGCGGTTGATGGGTCTGATCCTGGCGGTGGTCGGCGTGGAGATGCTGATCGCCGGGATCCGCGGGGCGGTGGCGGGGGCCTGA